In a genomic window of Scyliorhinus torazame isolate Kashiwa2021f chromosome 5, sScyTor2.1, whole genome shotgun sequence:
- the LOC140422444 gene encoding uncharacterized protein: MEGKSTVNNGEKPYTCSECGQGYRRFSGLLKHKHIHTGERPYKCGDCGKVFRYPSELQAHQRNHTGERQFNCSVCGQGFTQSSTLVTHQRIHTGERPFICSECGKRFTHSYNLLNHQRVHSGERPFLCSDCGMGFTHSSNLLTHQRVHTGEKPFTCSECAKRFTRLSNLRKHQRSHTAEKPFTCSECGEGFTHLSKLRKHQRSHTDNLFERSPPGSAVEVWEN, encoded by the coding sequence atggaaggaaaaagcaccgttaacaatggggagaaaccgtacacgtgctcGGAGTGTGGACAAGGCTACAGGCGATTTTCTGGCCTGTTGAAACACAAgcacattcacactggagagaggccatataaatgtggggattgtgggaaggtatTCAGATACCCATCTGAACTGCAAGCTCATCAGcgcaatcacactggggagaggcagtTCAACTGTTCCGTGTGTgggcagggattcactcagtcatccactctggtgacacatcagcgaattcacaccggggagaggccatttatctgctctgagtgtggaaaGCGATTCACTCATTCATACAACCTGCTGaaccaccagagagttcacagcggggagaggccgttcctctgctctgactgtgggatgggattcactcattcatccaacctgctgacacaccagcgggttcacactggggagaagccgttcacctgctccgagtgtgcaaAAAGATTCACTcgtttatccaacctgcggaaacaccaacgcagtcacactgcggagaagccgttcacctgctccgagtgtggggaaggattcactcatttatccaaactgcggaaacaccagcgcagtcacactgaTAACCTGTTTGAACGCTCACCTCCAGGGAGTGCTGTAGAGGTTTGGGAGAACTGA